In Romboutsia lituseburensis, a genomic segment contains:
- a CDS encoding SNF2 family helicase — MDFKLIQDLIKSRTDTSRWVRGIKYFNRRLVDHVTFNTSESILSFEGICESEYYNEVYPTYVAIDINEMKIVSTRCTCEDFRAKSLTDSYFICKHLAATSIYGLQLAKRDYATGLVTKIKEKENSAVVPSQLNKKLLFYFDDSKKEFVNLEVNLSIEDEKVFADFKIGQDKMYVLKNIKDFAYAKANGYTLQYGKNFTYNPTVHIFESKYDNLVDILENYGNNLSSYLSVSNPKLMHIGNSELKLFLSNLKDIPFTLTLNDTVYSPKISTQTLPISFDVENEDGKIKLKTNNDLPIPLTNKGDVVLFNEDIYLLSSNYSYNYVNIYSALKEQKSICFDKEDTQGVFSSLIPKLSQFCKSINIDNDIKNNIVNSFKTKFYFDLKGTTIICDVKYIYDDENGTKFILNDLEKEKIIKDKIISLGFNFESNFFVFKGSDEQLYDLLNEEIINLKAIGDVYYSDKFKAKKIYNSSSIQASLRDGVDGYLDFSFNIEDINKDEYKDIILSFKENSKFYKLKNGNFLNLEQKETKYFFELLDNLDLVNNNESSKIHNSKMLYLNDFFENKSLDFISGKDLVKDISKKFENIKTLKVDVPTDLKANLREYQVDGLNWFNTLNHYEFGGILADEMGLGKTLQTISFLLSKKSDTCKSIIITPTSLIYNWKNEFETFAPTIKVLLVHGNKKDREKAIESINEYDVVITTYGTLRNDLENYSNTVFDYCIIDEAQNIKNPIALSTEAVKNVNAKVKFALTGTPIENNLMELWSIFDFVMPGYLYNKSKFQDLFIYSDNNNENLKKLIKPFILRRTKSEVMKELPEKIEKKFFVELNKDQRKIYSTYVSDLSKKLQEKDVKKDRIVIFSYLTKLRQLCLDPRIILEDYNKKSSKIETTIELLNDYIENGHKILLFSQFTSVLKNLGNELNKNNISYSYIDGQTPAKERLKLVDEFNTSNNNKIFLISLKAGGTGLNLTSADVVIHFDPWWNPSVENQASDRAHRFGQKNAVEVIKLIAKGTIEEKIIKLQENKNELIEEFINGDLSNQNTLRSLSDKEIIDLFN, encoded by the coding sequence TTGGATTTTAAACTAATACAAGACTTAATTAAATCAAGAACGGATACCTCTAGATGGGTAAGAGGAATTAAATATTTTAATAGAAGATTAGTCGATCATGTAACATTTAATACAAGTGAAAGTATACTTTCTTTTGAGGGAATTTGTGAATCAGAATACTATAATGAAGTTTATCCAACATATGTTGCTATTGATATAAATGAGATGAAAATAGTTAGTACTAGGTGTACTTGTGAAGATTTTAGAGCAAAAAGTCTTACTGATTCTTATTTTATATGTAAACATCTAGCAGCAACTTCTATCTATGGTCTTCAATTAGCAAAACGAGATTATGCCACTGGATTAGTTACTAAAATAAAAGAAAAAGAAAATTCAGCAGTTGTACCTTCTCAACTTAATAAAAAATTACTTTTTTATTTTGATGATTCAAAAAAAGAATTTGTCAATTTAGAAGTAAATCTATCCATAGAAGATGAAAAAGTTTTTGCAGATTTTAAAATAGGCCAAGATAAAATGTACGTTTTAAAAAATATTAAAGACTTTGCATATGCTAAAGCTAACGGATATACATTGCAATATGGTAAAAATTTCACTTATAATCCTACTGTTCATATATTTGAATCTAAATACGATAATTTAGTTGATATATTAGAAAACTACGGCAATAATTTATCATCTTATTTGAGTGTATCTAATCCCAAATTAATGCATATAGGTAATAGTGAATTAAAACTATTTTTAAGTAATTTAAAAGATATACCATTTACTCTTACATTAAACGATACGGTGTATAGCCCTAAAATTTCAACTCAGACTTTACCAATTTCTTTTGATGTAGAAAATGAGGATGGAAAAATAAAGTTAAAAACTAATAATGATTTACCAATTCCACTTACAAATAAAGGTGACGTAGTATTATTTAATGAAGACATATACCTGCTATCATCTAATTATAGCTATAATTACGTAAATATTTATTCTGCGCTTAAAGAACAAAAAAGTATTTGTTTTGATAAGGAAGATACACAAGGTGTTTTTAGTAGTTTAATACCTAAACTATCTCAATTTTGTAAATCTATTAACATAGATAATGATATAAAAAATAATATAGTTAACTCATTTAAAACAAAGTTTTATTTTGATCTTAAGGGAACTACTATAATATGTGATGTTAAGTATATATATGATGATGAAAATGGAACTAAATTTATACTTAATGATTTAGAAAAAGAAAAAATAATAAAAGATAAAATCATCTCTTTAGGATTTAATTTTGAAAGTAATTTTTTTGTATTTAAAGGATCTGATGAACAACTTTATGATCTTTTAAATGAAGAAATTATAAACTTGAAAGCAATTGGTGATGTCTATTATTCTGATAAATTCAAAGCTAAAAAAATATATAACTCATCATCTATTCAAGCATCACTAAGAGATGGTGTTGATGGATACTTAGACTTTTCATTTAATATAGAAGACATAAATAAAGATGAATATAAAGATATTATTTTATCCTTTAAAGAAAACTCTAAGTTTTATAAATTGAAAAATGGTAATTTCTTAAATCTTGAACAAAAAGAAACAAAATATTTCTTCGAACTTTTAGATAATCTAGACTTAGTTAATAATAATGAGTCATCTAAAATTCATAATAGTAAAATGCTTTACTTAAATGATTTTTTTGAAAATAAAAGTTTAGATTTTATTTCAGGAAAAGACTTAGTCAAAGATATCTCTAAGAAATTTGAAAATATAAAAACTCTAAAGGTAGATGTTCCAACTGATTTAAAAGCTAACTTAAGAGAATATCAAGTTGATGGTCTTAATTGGTTTAATACACTAAATCATTATGAATTTGGTGGTATACTTGCAGATGAAATGGGACTTGGTAAAACTCTACAAACTATAAGTTTCTTATTATCTAAAAAAAGTGATACTTGTAAAAGTATCATAATTACACCAACATCTTTAATTTATAATTGGAAAAATGAATTTGAAACTTTTGCACCTACAATAAAAGTTTTATTAGTTCATGGAAATAAAAAAGATCGAGAAAAAGCAATTGAATCAATAAATGAATACGATGTAGTAATAACAACTTATGGAACACTTAGAAATGACTTAGAAAACTATTCAAATACAGTATTTGACTACTGTATAATCGATGAGGCTCAAAATATAAAAAATCCAATTGCATTAAGTACAGAAGCTGTAAAAAATGTTAATGCTAAAGTTAAGTTTGCTCTTACTGGTACACCTATAGAGAACAATTTAATGGAATTATGGTCTATTTTTGATTTTGTTATGCCTGGATATCTATATAATAAAAGTAAATTCCAAGATTTATTTATATATAGTGATAATAATAATGAAAACTTAAAAAAATTAATAAAGCCATTTATTCTAAGAAGAACTAAATCTGAGGTTATGAAAGAATTGCCAGAAAAAATCGAGAAAAAGTTCTTTGTAGAATTGAATAAAGATCAGAGAAAAATATATAGTACTTATGTTTCTGATTTAAGTAAAAAACTCCAAGAAAAAGATGTTAAAAAGGATAGGATAGTAATTTTTTCTTATTTAACAAAATTAAGACAATTATGTTTAGATCCTCGAATAATTTTAGAGGACTATAATAAAAAAAGTTCAAAAATAGAAACTACAATAGAACTTTTAAATGACTACATTGAAAATGGTCATAAGATACTTTTATTTTCGCAGTTTACGTCTGTTCTTAAAAACTTAGGAAATGAACTTAATAAAAATAATATATCTTATTCTTATATAGATGGTCAAACACCAGCTAAGGAAAGATTAAAACTTGTCGATGAATTTAATACTAGTAACAATAATAAAATATTCTTAATATCTTTAAAAGCAGGTGGAACAGGTCTTAACTTAACTAGTGCAGATGTTGTTATACATTTTGACCCTTGGTGGAATCCATCAGTTGAAAACCAAGCTAGTGATAGAGCTCATAGATTTGGGCAAAAAAATGCTGTTGAGGTTATTAAATTAATAGCTAAAGGAACTATAGAAGAAAAAATAATAAAACTTCAAGAAAATAAAAATGAACTTATTGAAGAATTTATAAATGGTGACCTTTCTAATCAAAATACTCTTAGAAGTCTTTCTGATAAAGAAATAATCGATTTATTTAATTAA
- a CDS encoding N-acetylmuramoyl-L-alanine amidase family protein, producing MKLLILDSGHAEYVQGKEAPDKSMREWEFNYDMQNRIKELAQKHGLTVYLTNPNPQKKDEIGLTKRAELANDYWKSKNKPEALFFSIHSNAYQTEFNAARGTETYVASNASKNSKDAAKYVQDAVYKMIKSIDPNAKDRGVKVADFTVIYKAQMPSLLEEYAFYTNKEDLKILKEYRTELAEATIQGVCKYFGIEYKPGNIEKPDEPTEPEKPTTPPAVQEELYKYCVVYNSQVDENIAQILSWHLKYGIVVDLSIYKPGLGETVFVIGGACEKLKGNFNFQGKDRWETLDMVMQYINKNK from the coding sequence ATGAAATTATTAATTTTAGATAGTGGTCATGCTGAGTACGTTCAAGGTAAAGAAGCACCAGATAAATCAATGAGAGAATGGGAATTTAATTATGATATGCAAAATAGAATAAAAGAATTAGCTCAAAAACATGGATTAACTGTTTATTTAACGAACCCTAATCCACAAAAGAAAGATGAAATAGGGTTAACAAAACGTGCAGAGTTAGCGAATGATTATTGGAAATCTAAAAATAAACCAGAAGCACTATTTTTTAGTATACACTCTAATGCATATCAAACTGAATTTAATGCGGCAAGAGGAACAGAAACATATGTTGCATCAAATGCTAGCAAAAATTCAAAAGATGCCGCAAAATATGTGCAAGATGCAGTTTATAAAATGATAAAATCAATAGACCCAAATGCAAAAGATAGAGGCGTTAAAGTTGCTGATTTTACAGTTATATATAAAGCTCAAATGCCATCATTATTAGAGGAATATGCATTTTATACAAATAAAGAAGATCTAAAAATATTAAAAGAATATAGAACTGAGCTAGCAGAAGCTACAATACAAGGTGTTTGTAAGTATTTTGGGATTGAATATAAGCCGGGTAATATAGAAAAGCCTGATGAACCTACAGAGCCAGAAAAGCCAACTACCCCTCCTGCGGTTCAAGAAGAATTATACAAATACTGTGTTGTATATAATAGTCAAGTTGATGAAAATATAGCACAAATATTAAGTTGGCATTTGAAATATGGTATAGTAGTGGATTTAAGCATTTATAAGCCTGGGCTAGGCGAAACTGTATTTGTAATCGGAGGGGCATGTGAAAAATTAAAAGGTAATTTCAATTTCCAGGGAAAAGACAGATGGGAAACGTTAGATATGGTTATGCAGTATATAAATAAAAATAAATAA
- a CDS encoding DNA-processing protein DprA, giving the protein MDNIILTLLCIPNVGRKTVLYLIESIEKFPINESELLEIFISSKLTNKKIYIPTLDEIKKAKEKSNDIILNSSILNIKYIDILNEKFPKSLKQIKDKPVMLFYKGNYKCIEDQKTINIIGSRKASINGLKEAYKLGYDFGKDKYCVVSGLAIGCDEQAHKGCLDANGNTVAVLPSAIDKIYPYKNNYLAEKIIENKGCLISEYPIGKNISKNQFIERDRIQSGISKSVLLCESSLKSGSMHTIEFAKLQGKIISCIDINADGNEAIKKDKRCVIIRNEKDIKELKNKINNFKSCENMITNNIQRQIKFEL; this is encoded by the coding sequence ATGGATAATATAATATTAACATTACTATGCATACCAAATGTAGGTAGAAAAACAGTGCTTTATTTAATAGAATCAATAGAAAAATTTCCTATAAATGAATCAGAATTACTAGAAATTTTTATAAGTAGTAAGCTTACAAATAAAAAAATTTATATACCAACATTAGATGAAATAAAAAAAGCGAAAGAAAAAAGTAATGATATAATATTAAACTCAAGTATATTAAATATAAAATATATAGATATATTAAATGAAAAATTTCCTAAAAGCTTAAAACAAATAAAAGATAAGCCTGTTATGCTTTTTTACAAAGGCAATTACAAGTGTATAGAAGATCAAAAAACAATAAATATTATTGGAAGTAGAAAAGCAAGTATTAATGGGTTAAAAGAGGCGTATAAATTAGGATATGATTTTGGCAAGGATAAGTACTGTGTAGTAAGTGGACTAGCTATAGGATGTGATGAACAAGCGCATAAAGGGTGTTTAGATGCAAATGGAAATACAGTAGCAGTGCTTCCGTCCGCAATAGACAAAATATATCCTTATAAAAATAATTATTTGGCTGAAAAAATAATTGAGAATAAGGGATGCTTAATAAGCGAATATCCTATTGGTAAAAATATATCTAAAAATCAGTTTATAGAAAGAGATAGGATACAAAGTGGCATAAGTAAATCTGTTTTATTATGTGAGTCAAGTTTAAAATCAGGGAGTATGCATACTATAGAATTTGCAAAATTACAAGGTAAAATTATTTCATGTATAGATATTAACGCGGATGGAAATGAGGCTATAAAAAAAGATAAGAGATGTGTAATTATAAGGAATGAAAAAGATATAAAAGAATTAAAAAATAAAATAAATAATTTTAAAAGCTGTGAAAATATGATAACAAATAATATACAAAGACAGATAAAGTTTGAGTTATAA
- a CDS encoding endonuclease/exonuclease/phosphatase family protein: MKGKNMIKIILGILIFLIAIIGSYILFMIVTDYRPESEIKIDIEDNKKRYIENKDEISITTFNIGYCGTDKDIDFFMDGGTQSRSISKEKTIENLNGIISEIEALNSDIYFLQEVDKRATRSYKINQYKAIKDKFNEYGFTFAINYKVPWVPVPISKPHGQVLAGLTTMSKYYIKESIRYDLPGKESFLVQLGELDRCIMVNKVPVKEGKDLVLVNAHLSAYDKGGKIRKEQLGFLSEFLEKEYNKGSYVVVGGDWNQQIPGTHFTAFETTQQKPNWLQDIPDDFKPKGFRWAYDKGTPTARTMDITYKKGENLLSVIDGFLVSDNVEVIDVTGKNLEFRHTDHNPVTIKLILK, translated from the coding sequence ATGAAGGGTAAGAATATGATAAAAATAATATTGGGGATTTTAATTTTTCTTATAGCTATTATAGGTAGTTATATACTGTTTATGATAGTTACAGACTATAGGCCAGAAAGTGAGATAAAAATAGACATAGAGGATAATAAAAAACGATACATAGAAAATAAAGATGAAATCTCTATAACGACTTTTAATATTGGATATTGTGGCACAGATAAAGATATAGATTTTTTTATGGATGGAGGAACTCAGTCAAGATCTATTAGCAAAGAAAAAACTATAGAAAACTTAAATGGAATTATATCAGAAATTGAAGCATTAAATTCAGATATATACTTTTTACAAGAGGTAGATAAAAGAGCTACAAGGAGCTATAAGATAAATCAATATAAAGCTATAAAAGATAAATTCAATGAATATGGATTTACATTTGCTATAAATTACAAAGTACCATGGGTTCCAGTGCCAATATCCAAACCACATGGGCAAGTCTTAGCAGGTCTTACAACAATGTCAAAGTACTATATAAAAGAGAGCATCAGATATGATTTACCAGGCAAAGAAAGTTTTTTAGTACAACTTGGGGAGTTAGATAGATGTATTATGGTAAATAAAGTACCTGTTAAAGAAGGTAAAGACTTAGTACTTGTAAATGCTCATTTATCTGCATATGATAAAGGTGGTAAAATAAGAAAAGAGCAGCTAGGATTTTTAAGTGAATTTTTAGAGAAAGAGTATAACAAAGGTAGCTATGTTGTAGTAGGTGGAGATTGGAACCAACAAATTCCAGGAACTCATTTTACAGCATTTGAAACAACTCAACAAAAGCCTAATTGGCTACAAGATATACCAGATGATTTCAAACCTAAAGGTTTTAGATGGGCTTATGATAAGGGAACACCAACAGCTAGAACTATGGACATAACCTATAAAAAAGGAGAAAACTTATTATCAGTTATAGATGGTTTTTTAGTATCAGATAATGTAGAAGTTATTGATGTGACTGGCAAAAACTTAGAGTTTAGACATACTGATCATAATCCAGTAACAATAAAATTAATATTAAAGTAA
- a CDS encoding nuclease-related domain-containing protein, producing the protein MNIEIPIVVAGIMLLFTSILIIMLSFYIYLKSINYRQISGIGFYQMIHNAGNFGEYLVYKEIENLNGNFKVLTNLYIPVDHNRNTEIDMILIHENGIFVIESKNYSGCIYGKEFKKEWLQVLDNGFRKKFYNPIFQNKNHIKHLTNTLKFIEDEDIYSLIIFSERCNLKPIEISNCFTKVIKRNQLLQTISVILNSTDVVFSKEDIETIYNILIKFTKVSDEVKKKHVEMIKSYNKK; encoded by the coding sequence ATGAATATAGAAATACCAATAGTAGTAGCAGGTATAATGCTTTTATTTACTTCAATTTTAATTATTATGCTAAGTTTTTATATCTATTTAAAAAGTATTAATTATAGACAAATATCAGGTATTGGGTTTTATCAAATGATACATAATGCTGGTAATTTTGGTGAATATTTAGTTTATAAAGAAATAGAAAATTTAAATGGGAACTTCAAAGTTCTAACTAATCTATATATTCCTGTTGATCACAACAGAAATACTGAAATAGATATGATATTGATTCATGAAAATGGAATATTTGTTATAGAATCCAAAAACTATAGTGGATGTATTTATGGTAAAGAATTCAAAAAAGAATGGCTACAGGTACTAGATAATGGCTTTAGAAAAAAATTTTATAACCCAATATTTCAAAATAAAAATCATATAAAGCACTTAACCAATACATTAAAATTTATAGAAGATGAAGATATTTATTCTTTGATTATATTTAGTGAAAGATGTAATTTAAAGCCAATTGAAATATCAAATTGCTTTACTAAAGTAATAAAAAGAAATCAATTACTGCAAACAATAAGTGTTATATTAAATAGTACGGATGTTGTATTTTCAAAAGAAGATATAGAAACTATATATAATATTTTAATTAAGTTTACAAAAGTAAGTGATGAAGTAAAAAAAAAGCATGTTGAAATGATAAAAAGTTATAATAAAAAATAA
- a CDS encoding YdbC family protein: MADIKFEIHEEIGILSDSSKGWTKELNIISWNGNTPKFDLRDWSPNHEKMGKGITLTNEELKSLKNLLNEMNL, from the coding sequence ATGGCAGATATAAAATTTGAAATACATGAAGAAATAGGTATTTTATCAGATTCATCAAAAGGATGGACAAAAGAGTTAAATATTATAAGTTGGAATGGAAATACTCCTAAATTTGACCTAAGAGACTGGTCTCCAAATCATGAAAAAATGGGTAAAGGTATAACTTTGACCAATGAAGAATTAAAATCTCTTAAAAATTTATTAAATGAAATGAATTTATAA
- a CDS encoding alpha/beta hydrolase, whose product MIIFFIFFLFLIYILSNFAFENIILSPRKSKIDAFDLLEKRGLYSNYKFKESALEEIEILSHDKFKLKSYFAKNDSYSDKVILIIHGYTANHYISLQFIDFYLNNGFNILLIDSRSHGNSEGKYATYGIKEREDIKLWIRTLKDKLGNNIKIGIHGQSMGASTALMYGGKYKDIDFIIADCPYSSGKDILKYQFKHIVKITPYPLYQLVNVLFKIRCKFSMNSVNPSSDILNLNIPILFIHGKEDKIIPYYMSKNMYKLRNNKYDKIFIVDHADHVESYMYNKTQYENIIIKFLNEVYI is encoded by the coding sequence ATGATTATTTTTTTTATATTTTTTTTATTTTTAATTTATATTTTATCTAATTTTGCATTTGAAAATATTATTTTATCACCTAGGAAATCTAAGATCGATGCTTTTGATTTATTAGAAAAAAGAGGATTATATTCAAATTATAAATTCAAAGAATCTGCATTAGAAGAAATAGAAATATTAAGTCATGACAAGTTTAAATTAAAAAGTTATTTTGCTAAAAATGATTCATATTCTGATAAAGTTATCCTGATAATACATGGTTATACAGCTAATCATTATATCTCTTTGCAATTTATAGACTTTTATTTAAATAATGGATTTAATATTTTACTTATAGATAGTCGGAGTCACGGAAATAGTGAAGGTAAGTATGCCACTTATGGTATTAAAGAAAGAGAAGATATTAAGTTATGGATTAGGACTTTAAAAGATAAATTAGGAAATAACATAAAAATCGGGATTCATGGACAATCTATGGGAGCTTCCACGGCTCTTATGTATGGTGGTAAATATAAGGACATTGACTTTATAATTGCAGATTGCCCTTATTCTAGTGGAAAAGATATTTTAAAATATCAATTTAAACATATAGTTAAAATTACACCTTATCCTCTATATCAATTAGTAAATGTTTTATTTAAAATACGTTGTAAATTTTCTATGAATTCAGTTAATCCAAGTTCTGATATTCTTAACTTAAATATTCCCATATTATTTATTCATGGAAAAGAAGATAAGATAATTCCATATTATATGAGTAAAAATATGTATAAACTAAGAAATAACAAATATGATAAAATTTTTATTGTTGATCATGCTGATCATGTAGAATCATATATGTATAATAAAACACAATATGAAAATATTATTATTAAGTTTTTAAATGAAGTTTATATATAA
- a CDS encoding PAS domain-containing sensor histidine kinase, whose translation MLSNEEYIKIILDSPVPCMWIEFTRKEDEYYINILGINGELDKIKKDAFKLNFNYKLDKKFYKNFISNIENNTKQFKFLEYVSILNSFYNIDVKCISEKKYIIWFTKKIEIDENIKELIKKMDVYLWCKDKNGKYIYINRSYESYKHATPEYIIGKNDFEIFPKEIAEKFVKDDKELLEGKKDYIEALSFFNENCYDGINKVVKDEEGNIIGTIGMCANTLWKDRKTISDKISDSRMLELISDTIPDSIFFKDVNGIFRHCNKVFAENRNMTKEDIIGKSEKEINTLDKKIKKYEAEEKEIVRTKRSLITTNSFEASDGRIMYFETIKVPFLDDHKMVGGVLGISRDISHRREAELEFERLRMEFFANLSHEFKTPLNLIFSSIQLVEFMMDKGDDCKNYRTYTNIIKQNGYRLLKMVNNLIDSTRLNAGCLEYNPINYDIVEFIENICDSVQYYSSQEHIKLIFDTNLEEKIMAFDLEKMERIMLNLLSNAIKYNNENGNIEVSLNFSDDSLEISVKDSGIGIPKDKLDEVFLLFKQVNNRMTKKSEGSGIGLSIVKSLVDLHGGSISVYSEQGQGSEFIVNIPIIVCESKKQKIEKIKHNKYVENINIEFSDIYTAVKSV comes from the coding sequence ATGTTATCAAATGAGGAGTATATAAAGATAATTTTGGATAGTCCTGTACCTTGCATGTGGATAGAGTTTACACGTAAGGAAGATGAATACTATATAAACATATTAGGGATAAATGGTGAATTAGACAAAATAAAAAAAGATGCTTTTAAACTTAACTTTAATTATAAGCTAGATAAGAAATTCTATAAAAACTTTATATCAAATATTGAAAATAATACTAAGCAGTTTAAATTTTTAGAGTATGTTAGTATTTTAAATTCTTTTTATAATATAGATGTTAAGTGTATCAGTGAAAAGAAATATATAATATGGTTCACTAAAAAAATAGAAATAGATGAAAATATAAAAGAATTAATAAAAAAAATGGATGTTTATTTGTGGTGTAAAGACAAAAATGGAAAGTATATCTATATAAATAGATCATATGAATCATATAAACATGCGACACCAGAATATATTATAGGAAAAAATGATTTTGAAATTTTTCCAAAAGAGATAGCAGAGAAATTTGTTAAAGATGATAAAGAACTTTTAGAGGGGAAAAAAGATTACATAGAAGCATTATCTTTTTTTAATGAAAACTGCTATGATGGTATAAATAAAGTAGTAAAAGATGAAGAAGGAAATATAATAGGTACAATAGGTATGTGTGCTAATACTCTATGGAAAGATAGAAAAACTATAAGTGACAAAATTTCTGACTCTAGAATGTTAGAGTTAATAAGTGACACTATACCTGACAGTATCTTTTTCAAGGATGTAAATGGAATCTTTAGACATTGTAACAAAGTATTTGCTGAAAATAGAAATATGACAAAAGAAGATATAATAGGCAAAAGTGAAAAAGAAATTAATACATTAGATAAAAAAATAAAAAAATATGAAGCAGAAGAAAAAGAGATTGTAAGAACTAAAAGGTCATTAATAACTACAAATTCTTTTGAAGCTAGTGATGGAAGAATAATGTATTTTGAAACTATAAAGGTACCATTTTTAGATGATCATAAAATGGTTGGAGGAGTACTTGGTATTTCAAGAGATATATCACATAGAAGAGAGGCTGAATTAGAATTTGAAAGATTACGAATGGAATTTTTCGCAAATCTCTCCCATGAGTTTAAAACACCATTAAACCTTATATTTAGTTCAATTCAATTAGTAGAGTTTATGATGGATAAGGGTGATGATTGTAAAAATTACCGTACATATACTAATATAATTAAACAAAATGGATATAGATTGTTAAAAATGGTAAACAACTTAATAGATAGCACAAGATTAAATGCAGGGTGTTTAGAGTATAATCCAATAAATTATGATATTGTTGAGTTTATTGAAAATATATGTGATTCAGTTCAATATTATTCTAGTCAAGAACATATAAAATTAATATTTGATACAAATTTAGAAGAAAAAATTATGGCATTTGATTTAGAAAAAATGGAACGTATAATGTTAAATTTATTATCTAATGCGATTAAATACAATAATGAAAATGGAAATATAGAGGTTAGCTTAAATTTTTCAGATGACAGCTTAGAAATTAGTGTAAAAGATAGTGGTATAGGGATACCAAAAGATAAATTAGATGAAGTATTTTTATTGTTTAAACAAGTAAATAATAGAATGACGAAAAAAAGTGAAGGAAGTGGAATTGGTTTATCAATAGTAAAATCACTAGTTGACCTTCATGGTGGAAGTATAAGTGTTTATAGTGAACAAGGTCAAGGAAGTGAATTTATTGTAAATATTCCTATAATAGTATGTGAATCCAAAAAGCAAAAAATAGAAAAAATTAAGCATAATAAATATGTTGAAAATATAAATATAGAGTTTTCAGACATATATACAGCTGTAAAATCAGTATAG